A single region of the Gossypium arboreum isolate Shixiya-1 chromosome 12, ASM2569848v2, whole genome shotgun sequence genome encodes:
- the LOC108485760 gene encoding uncharacterized protein LOC108485760 has translation MDSFGFDNVKAEKAKAMRRYNRLRSLAKAFRFLELLSALLFLAWTFERLPFAVKISGEFLLKLGGVVTSPLFVFLVYNVIIVTLIAKSGIFSTVNNVDSKIYDEIINNAENRSKFEFQKEVLYQDKEIISEASTDTLNSEETEPEPEPEPDSEFEMDYPRVYRRSKSEKLAIRKSGEEVTKELRRSETEKCRKVENMDGELVPEDELSNEEFQRTIEDFIAKQLRFRREESLSIVFPCSNPNLKNNFPLQ, from the coding sequence ATGGATTCCTTTGGTTTCGATAACGTGAAAGCAGAGAAAGCTAAGGCGATGAGGAGGTACAATCGGCTTCGAAGCTTAGCCAAGGCCTTCCGTTTCTTGGAATTGCTTTCGGCTTTGCTATTTTTAGCGTGGACATTCGAGCGCTTGCCTTTCGCCGTCAAAATCTCCGGAGAGTTCCTTTTGAAGCTCGGCGGAGTCGTCACCAGTCCCCTCTTTGTTTTCCTCGTCTATAACGTCATCATCGTTACCCTCATTGCCAAGTCCGGCATTTTTTCCACTGTTAACAATGTTGATTCCAAAATCTACGATGAAATCATCAACAATGCTGAGAATCGCTCCAAATTCGAGTTTCAAAAAGAGGTTCTGTATCAAGACAAAGAGATCATCTCTGAAGCGAGCACAGATACCTTAAACAGTGAAGAAACGGAGCCGGAGCCGGAGCCGGAGCCGGACTCTGAGTTTGAGATGGACTATCCGAGAGTGTATAGAAGGAGTAAGTCGGAGAAGTTGGCGATAAGAAAGAGTGGAGAGGAAGTGACGAAGGAACTACGACGATCCGAGACAGAAAAGTGCCGGAAAGTTGAAAATATGGACGGGGAATTAGTTCCAGAAGACGAGTTGAGCAACGAAGAGTTTCAACGAACGATCGAAGATTTCATCGCGAAGCAGTTGAGGTTTCGCCGAGAAGAATCTCTGTCTATTGTTTTTCCCTGTTCAAACCCAAACCTGAAAAATAACTTCCCTTTGCAGTAA